A DNA window from Plodia interpunctella isolate USDA-ARS_2022_Savannah chromosome 12, ilPloInte3.2, whole genome shotgun sequence contains the following coding sequences:
- the LOC128674013 gene encoding UDP-glucosyltransferase 2-like, whose amino-acid sequence MRALVKFVLIFITFSVTSKTVNTLNILAVLPFEGKSHFIGFQPYLQELVRRGHNVTVISHFPDNFNKTHYHDISLAGKSKILQNVFTIHRSYKAIIDVSLFLVETGTANCKLMLSDENVQNLVKTRAKFDVVLVEVFNTDCGLGLAYKLDAPVVGITTHMILPWHYRRLGINYNPSFVQFLFLEGGTKPNFYQRIERSVFYIYYNLLYTYFTQRIDQQTIEDYLGPVPPLEELAREVKLTLVYQNLGLTGSNLLPSNLIEVGGYHVAEPKPLQQDLKKFIEDSPHGVIYVSFGSMLKASLTPRALVQTIIDAVSELPQRVIWKWEEEFLPGKPKNIFSSKWLPQNDILAHPKVVAFYSHCGMMSTTEAIHYGVPVVGMPIFGDQPANAAAIEESGLGVQIQLRDVTKELLVEKFNTVLDPKFRENVKKVSRVFHDRPLSAMDSAIYWTEFAARNRNLSLRSRSADVPYYKFLCLDILFMVFSTLFIVKIVVKTILCKNKVKNKSKRD is encoded by the exons ATGCGCGCGCTCGTTAAAtttgttcttatatttatCACTTTTAGTGTAACGTCTAAAACAGTGAATACTCTCAACATATTAGCAGTGTTACCATTCGAGGGAAAAAGCCACTTTATAGGATTCCAGCCGTATCTTCAAGAATTAGTGCGAAGAGGACACAATGTGACTGTGATATCCCACTTTCCcgacaattttaataaaacacattatCACGATATAAGTTTGGCCggtaaatctaaaatattgcAGAATGTGTTCACTATACATCGGTCATATAAAGCTATTATAGATGTTAGCTTGTTCCTGGTTGAGACTGGCACAGCAAATTGTAAATTGATGTTATCGGACGAAAACGTTCAGAACCTGGTGAAAACTAGGGCTAAATTTGATGTCGTGCTTGTAGAAGTTTTTAATACAGACTGTGGTCTTGGTTTGGCTTATAAACTCGATGCCCCTGTCGTCGGAATCACAACACATATGATTCTTCCATGGCATTACCGACGATTGGGTATAAATTACAATCCATCGTTTGTGCAATTCTTATTCCTAGAAGGAGGAACTAAGCCAAATTTCTATCAAAGAATAGAAAGATctgtattttacatatattataatttactatacacatattttactCAAAGAATTGATCAACAAACAATAGAAGACTATCTAGGGCCCGTTCCGCCGTTGGAGGAGTTGGCTCGTGAAGTGAAACTCACTCTGGTTTATCAAAATTTAGGTCTCACTGGGTCTAACTTGTTGCcttcaaatttaattgaagTTGGAGGATACCACGTTGCTGAACCGAAACCATTACAACAA GATCTAAAGAAATTCATAGAAGATTCGCCACATGGAGTAATCTATGTAAGCTTCGGATCCATGCTTAAAGCCTCTTTGACGCCCAGGGCTCTGGTCCAGACGATCATTGACGCGGTATCGGAGCTGCCGCAGCGAGTTATCTGGAAATGGGAAGAGGAATTCTTGCCAGGAAAACcgaagaatattttttcgtcTAAATGGCTCCCCCAAAATGATATACTAG CTCACCCGAAAGTAGTGGCTTTCTACTCCCACTGCGGTATGATGAGCACCACCGAGGCCATCCACTACGGTGTGCCAGTGGTCGGGATGCCTATCTTTGGAGACCAGCCCGCAAATGCCGCAGCCATTGAAGAAAGCGGTCTAGGAGTGCAGATCCAACTGAGAGATGTCACTAAAGAGCTGTTGGTCGAGAAGTTTAACACGGTGTTGGACCCaaa ATTCCGAGAGAACGTTAAGAAAGTATCTCGAGTGTTTCACGACCGTCCCCTCTCCGCTATGGACTCCGCTATATACTGGACGGAATTTGCGGCTCGCAACCGAAACTTGTCTCTTCGCTCCAGATCTGCCGATGtgccatattataaatttttatgtctAGATATCTTATTTATGGTGTTTAGTACATTATTCATTGTAAAAATTGttgttaaaacaatattgtgtaaaaataaagtgaaaaataaatctaaaagaGATTAA
- the LOC128674011 gene encoding UDP-glucosyltransferase 2-like — MANYMLSALTFIAIIVAANCYKILGIFPSLDRNNYLTYRGLFRELANRNHEVTLISHFQVPDVPASYKEVLLSDKTVYKGLSFESVVVNEISRLPFETLVETKNGNDDCKTLMNNHHVLHMIRTRPRFDVILVESYNSDCGMALAANLSAPYIAFNPQPIQPWQYNRLGISFNSAYVTQAGLPYGKEPWFFERLKSYILYHISNWVYYVGSQVTDHVYLYKFLGDDLPTLESIASNASLVFVNTHQSVFGGVARPDNVIDIGGIHVRPPKIIPTEIERFINEAEHGVIYVNLGSTVKDSTLPPEKLNELLATFRKLPLRILWKWDRGNVELPRNVMTMRWFPQYDILRHDNVKAFISHAGILSTIEAIDAAIPVVAIPLFGDQYGNAAALENAGMATIVSYQDFKKEYLLDAINEVLDPRWQQRAKLVSRLWHDRPISPIESAIYWTEYIARYQGAPNLQATSVNLPLYQQLQLDVLAFVVLVIYILGFVAYKILSVCCCCCCHSETEIQTFTEEKRNKRVKFE, encoded by the exons ATGGCAAACTACATGCTTTCCGCCCTCACATTTATCGCGATCATCGTCGCCGCGAACTGTTACAAAATACTCGGTATATTCCCGTCCCTCGACCGTAACAATTACCTCACATACAGAGGACTATTCCGAGAATTAGCCAATAGAAACCACGAAGTGACTCTCATCAGCCATTTCCAAGTGCCGGACGTCCCAGCGTCTTACAAAGAAGTGTTGTTAAGTGACAAAACGGTGTACAAAGGATTATCTTTCGAATCGGTAGTCGTAAACGAGATATCGCGGCTGCCGTTTGAAACTCTTGTTGAGACGAAAAATGGCAACGATGACTGCAAAACGCTTATGAACAACCATCACGTCCTGCATATGATAAGAACGCGACCTAGATTCGACGTAATACTGGTGGAATCGTATAACAGTGACTGTGGCATGGCATTGGCCGCGAATTTGAGTGCCCCATATATCGCATTCAACCCTCAACCGATCCAGCCATGGCAGTATAATAGGCTGGGTATCAGTTTCAACTCCGCGTATGTAACACAAGCCGGCCTGCCCTATGGAAAAGAGCCCTGGTTTTTCGAGCGACTGAAGAGTTATATATTGTATCACATATCTAATTGGGTGTACTATGTTGGCTCCCAAGTGACGGATCACGTGTACTTGTACAAGTTCCTCGGAGATGATTTACCAACATTGGAGAGCATAGCATCGAATGCCAGTCTAGTGTTTGTAAACACACATCAGTCAGTATTTGGCGGTGTGGCGAGGCCCGATAACGTTATTGATATTGGTGGAATTCATGTCAGACCACCAAAAATAATTCCTACG GAAATCGAGAGATTCATAAACGAGGCGGAACACGGTGTGATTTACGTCAACTTAGGCTCAACGGTGAAAGACTCGACGCTCCCGCCAGAGAAATTGAATGAACTGCTGGCTACGTTCAGAAAATTGCCGCTAAGGATCTTATGGAAATGGGACAGGGGGAACGTGGAGTTGCCGAGGAACGTCATGACTATGAGATGGTTCCCGCAATATGATATACTGC GGCACGACAATGTTAAAGCTTTCATCTCACACGCCGGGATATTAAGTACAATCGAAGCCATAGATGCAGCCATCCCTGTGGTAGCTATCCCTCTCTTTGGAGACCAGTACGGGAACGCCGCAGCTCTGGAAAACGCTGGCATGGCAACCATTGTCTCTTACCAGGATTTCAAAAAAGAGTATCTGTTAGATGCCATCAACGAAGTGCTGGATCCaag GTGGCAGCAAAGAGCAAAACTCGTCTCCAGGTTGTGGCACGACCGCCCGATCTCTCCGATAGAAAGCGCCATCTACTGGACTGAGTATATAGCAAGATATCAGGGCGCGCCGAATCTACAAGCGACATCTGTGAATCTTCCGCTGTACCAGCAGTTGCAGCTTGATGTTCTAGCTTTTGTAGTGCTAGTCATTTATATCCTAGGGTTTGTcgcatacaaaatattatctgtATGCTGTTGTTGCTGCTGTCACTCTGAAACTGAAATTCAAACATTTActgaagaaaaaagaaataaaagagtcaaatttgaatga